Within Planctomycetia bacterium, the genomic segment GAGAACTGACGCAACCGCGATTCAACGGACGTCGTGAGCTGCTCGCTGGGCTCAACCGTCGCTTGGATCGCTGGAGCGAGTCGGCCGGGAGCGCTCCTTACGATCTCTACGCGCGGCAAGCCGTCGACATGCTCACGTCGTCGGAGTCGCGCGGCGCGTTCGACATCAAAGCCGAGACGGAAGCGACGCGCGATCGCTACGGCCGGACGCGCTTCGGCCAGAGCACGCTCCTGGCGAGGCGCCTCGTCGAAGCCGGCGTCTCGCTCGTGCAGGTCAATTGGACGCGCGTGAAGGCCTTGCAGAGCAGCGGCTGGGACACGCACGCCAACCATCATAAGCAAGCCCGCGACGTGCTTATGCCGATGATGGATCAGACCTACTCGGCGCTGCTGGAAGATCTCGAAGCGCGCGGCTTGCTCGACGAGACGCTCGTCGTCTGGACCGGCGAGTTCGGACGCTCACCGCGCGTCAACGGTGCCGGCGGTCGCGATCATTGGGGACGTTGCTTCTCGATCGCCCTGGCGGGAGCCGGCATTCGCCGCGGCACGGTCTTCGGCGCGTCCAACGCTCACGGCGGCGAGCCGGCCCGCGATGCCGTCACGCCGGCCGACCTTTGGGCCACGATCTATCACTGCCTCGGCTATCATCCCGACTCGCTGATGCACGATCCCCGGGGTCGTCCGTTGCCGATCAGTCGCGGCTCCGTCATCCGCGACGTGTTGATCTAAGAAACCCCTACCGACATGTCGAGTCGGTCGTCGGTTGAAACGCGCGTCGCTATCGTTTCATCGCTTCCGACAAGACCTGTTCGAAACGACGTTCCGGTCCGTTCACGAATTTCACGAACAGTTCATACTGCAATTTATTGATTACGGGTCGCCGATCGTAACGCATCCAGAACACCGTCCACCGGTCGATCCGAACGTAGGTTCTCTGGTCGGTGCAGACGACGTCGTGTGCCGGGTCGTGAGCGTCGACCTCTCACTGACTCCGCCGGCACTGTCGTGCATGCGGCGACCTTGCCGCCGTTGCCTTCG encodes:
- a CDS encoding DUF1501 domain-containing protein, which encodes MPESHDPRTAPFTTLSRRAALRIGGAGGISLAAFGSASRPSSGWAAPSNSPLPESAASFGRAKSVILFFLLGGPSQHDTWDPKPDAPSEVRGEFKPISSALSGLSVGELMPRTAKLTDRLAVIRSMITGDNSHSSSGYQMLTGVPHIPLGVENATKKAPNIAPCAAAIVKSLRAAGDKLPASIVLPEHVWNDGNISWPGQDAGFLGLKHDPWLIPCDPSEASFQVPALSLPGELTQPRFNGRRELLAGLNRRLDRWSESAGSAPYDLYARQAVDMLTSSESRGAFDIKAETEATRDRYGRTRFGQSTLLARRLVEAGVSLVQVNWTRVKALQSSGWDTHANHHKQARDVLMPMMDQTYSALLEDLEARGLLDETLVVWTGEFGRSPRVNGAGGRDHWGRCFSIALAGAGIRRGTVFGASNAHGGEPARDAVTPADLWATIYHCLGYHPDSLMHDPRGRPLPISRGSVIRDVLI